One part of the Cyclobacteriaceae bacterium genome encodes these proteins:
- a CDS encoding ABC transporter permease, which yields MLRSLFVISYRKFFRKDKLFTSINIIGLSVGIACLLLVTLFIQEEYAYDRYHAHADRTYRLVVDFANEGNITHWARSSAAIGHFLQGYYPEIEQVLRIRKNPGTDLLTYKENSFYEQRIFFADSSLFDVFDFKLKLGDESKALQDNNSIVITEKLARKLFRDKEAMGESIRFNNQVDLKISGILEEIPGHSHFVADAFITFSTLYGLFGERRLMHWGQFDHYTYVLLAPSASSKVLEEKFPDFIKTFAPAWVAEKEKFFLQELTSIHLHSHRKDELGTNSNENYALILGTIALFIVIMAVANFINLSTASQATRLKEVNIRKMLGAGKNNLLIYFMIESWLVSFFALVVAVLLNWLVLPYFNQLTDRQIVFHWNLRLTLLCLVVIFTITILGGLFSAWQSYRVKYTLLNKLSIGGKGGGRLRKVLITFQFFISILLIAATWIVTKQLSYLESSQIGFDGNRVIVVPIKDRSGNNRYNTLVNELQQISGVEKVSFGSSTPGSNNSFTYTYTFSGSELGEQTLSSFIVDEHFFDLYGIQLREGRIFNPDYTDTLTEIILNEAAVRYFNLKEPIGQRITGKVKGRVVGVVNNFNHTSLHDEFSPVIIYPYTPTFRFVSIKLKEGNEVVALAELEKNWDKFFPGFPMEYVFLNDQIKQLYSAEKLLRKAYQYFAVIALIIAGIGLIGLSGFMMERKRKEISIRKVFGGSVEQIITRIYIDFIGVVIIATLIAWVIIYFWSQRWLSGFAYKITLSPMYFVWPVMIMVFVLLLSTGLQTLMAARTNPADNLREE from the coding sequence ATGCTTAGGTCGCTTTTCGTAATCAGTTACAGAAAATTCTTTCGTAAAGACAAACTATTTACGAGCATTAATATCATAGGACTTTCTGTAGGTATTGCTTGTCTTTTGCTGGTAACACTATTTATTCAGGAGGAATATGCTTACGACAGGTATCACGCCCATGCAGATCGCACCTACCGGTTAGTAGTTGATTTTGCCAATGAAGGCAACATCACGCACTGGGCACGATCCAGTGCGGCTATCGGTCATTTTCTTCAAGGCTATTATCCGGAAATTGAACAGGTATTGCGAATCCGTAAAAATCCAGGTACGGATTTACTGACCTATAAAGAAAATAGCTTTTATGAACAGCGTATTTTCTTTGCCGACAGTTCATTGTTTGATGTATTTGATTTTAAACTCAAACTCGGTGATGAATCGAAAGCCTTACAGGATAATAACAGCATCGTAATTACGGAAAAGCTGGCCCGAAAATTATTTCGGGATAAAGAAGCCATGGGTGAAAGTATACGCTTCAATAACCAGGTTGACTTAAAAATTTCGGGCATACTTGAGGAAATTCCGGGGCATTCTCATTTTGTGGCCGATGCCTTTATTACATTCTCAACGTTGTATGGATTATTTGGGGAAAGGCGGTTGATGCATTGGGGGCAATTCGATCATTACACTTATGTGTTGCTTGCACCATCCGCATCGTCTAAGGTGCTAGAAGAAAAGTTTCCGGATTTTATAAAAACGTTTGCCCCGGCATGGGTTGCTGAGAAGGAAAAATTCTTTTTACAGGAACTAACATCAATACACCTGCATTCTCACCGCAAAGATGAACTGGGCACAAACAGCAATGAAAACTACGCTCTTATTCTGGGTACCATTGCCTTGTTTATAGTAATCATGGCGGTGGCCAATTTTATTAACCTTTCAACGGCATCGCAGGCAACCCGGCTAAAGGAGGTTAACATCAGGAAAATGCTGGGAGCGGGTAAGAATAATTTATTGATCTATTTCATGATTGAATCATGGCTGGTTAGTTTTTTTGCGTTGGTCGTAGCTGTTTTGCTCAACTGGTTGGTACTTCCATATTTCAATCAGCTTACCGACAGGCAAATTGTTTTTCATTGGAACCTCAGGCTTACGCTACTCTGTCTGGTAGTCATATTTACCATCACCATCCTTGGTGGGCTTTTTTCCGCCTGGCAGAGCTACCGTGTAAAATACACATTACTCAACAAACTAAGTATTGGCGGTAAAGGCGGGGGCAGACTGAGGAAAGTATTAATTACCTTCCAGTTCTTTATTTCTATATTACTGATTGCGGCAACATGGATCGTAACTAAGCAATTAAGTTACCTGGAATCATCGCAAATTGGTTTCGATGGCAATAGGGTAATTGTTGTCCCTATTAAGGATCGTTCAGGCAACAACAGGTACAATACCCTGGTAAACGAGTTACAACAAATTTCGGGTGTTGAGAAAGTGAGTTTCGGATCGAGCACTCCGGGAAGTAATAACTCGTTTACCTATACCTATACTTTTTCAGGGAGTGAATTAGGCGAGCAAACGCTTTCAAGCTTTATTGTGGATGAACATTTTTTTGATTTGTATGGAATTCAATTACGCGAGGGAAGAATTTTTAACCCTGATTACACCGACACATTAACCGAAATCATTCTTAATGAGGCGGCAGTAAGGTATTTCAACCTGAAAGAACCTATCGGCCAGCGGATAACAGGCAAGGTAAAGGGAAGAGTTGTTGGGGTAGTTAATAATTTTAATCATACCAGTTTGCACGATGAATTCAGCCCGGTAATTATCTATCCATATACACCTACTTTCCGGTTTGTATCCATTAAACTAAAGGAAGGCAATGAGGTTGTTGCACTTGCTGAGCTTGAAAAGAATTGGGACAAATTCTTTCCCGGTTTTCCGATGGAATATGTTTTTCTGAACGATCAGATTAAACAACTGTACAGTGCTGAAAAACTGCTGCGTAAAGCTTATCAGTATTTTGCGGTCATTGCGCTCATCATCGCTGGTATTGGTTTGATTGGCCTTAGTGGCTTTATGATGGAGCGAAAGAGAAAGGAGATCAGCATCCGGAAAGTTTTTGGCGGATCGGTTGAACAAATTATAACGCGGATTTATATCGACTTTATTGGTGTTGTGATTATAGCTACACTAATAGCCTGGGTAATTATTTACTTCTGGTCGCAGCGGTGGCTCAGTGGATTTGCGTATAAGATCACGCTTAGCCCGATGTATTTTGTATGGCCGGTAATGATTATGGTTTTCGTTTTGCTATTGAGCACGGGTTTGCAAACACTGATGGCAGCGAGAACTAATCCTGCAGACAATCTAAGGGAAGAATAA
- a CDS encoding T9SS type A sorting domain-containing protein, producing MKTKSLMLAALVMFSALTALAKDDPNNTGLFVISGKSGVYKLIYEGEKPSALTLTIFNNQGKVVYSETVRNLKGFIRPVNFKGMAAGTYTIQVKSADQKMEAVVEYSPESAKAAVSSKAVDANKFAIMIANQGQETFEVKIYDGESNLVSSYRETVTGSFGKIFNMSHVKSNAFTFEVYNTAGLIDRIKF from the coding sequence ATGAAAACAAAATCATTAATGCTTGCCGCACTAGTTATGTTTAGTGCTCTTACTGCGCTGGCTAAGGATGATCCGAATAATACAGGTTTATTTGTGATCAGCGGAAAGTCAGGCGTTTATAAACTGATTTACGAAGGTGAGAAGCCTTCGGCACTTACCCTTACCATTTTTAACAACCAGGGTAAAGTGGTGTACAGTGAAACGGTGCGCAACTTGAAGGGCTTTATTCGCCCGGTTAACTTTAAAGGTATGGCTGCCGGTACGTATACCATACAGGTAAAAAGTGCTGATCAGAAAATGGAAGCTGTAGTGGAGTATAGCCCAGAATCTGCCAAGGCAGCTGTGTCATCCAAAGCGGTAGATGCTAATAAGTTTGCCATTATGATTGCCAACCAAGGCCAAGAAACCTTTGAAGTAAAAATCTATGATGGTGAAAGTAACCTGGTAAGTTCATACCGTGAAACCGTAACCGGTAGCTTTGGTAAAATCTTTAACATGAGCCATGTAAAATCAAATGCATTTACGTTTGAAGTTTACAATACGGCCGGCCTGATTGACCGCATCAAGTTTTAA
- a CDS encoding methylmalonyl-CoA mutase family protein — MSTETISPKKTEKTNLAAHQAPEPYKPKNKVRIVTAASLFDGHDAAINIMRRIIQATGVEVIHLGHDRSVEEVVNTAIQEDAQAIAMTSYQGGHNEYFKYMYDLLKEKGAGHIKIFGGGGGVILPDEIKELMEYGITRIYSPDDGRAMGLQGMINDLVEKSDYPTGKSIANNEPAYRTGRQLTTHNHLPIAQAISAAENYYDEHKDFFSEVNKKAAASKAPVLGITGTGGAGKSSMVDEIVRRFLVDFKEKTIGLISVDPSKRKTGGALLGDRIRMNAINNPRVYMRSLATRQSNLALSAYVKEAIQVLKAAGFDLIILETSGIGQSDTEILDHSDVSLYVMTPEYGAATQLEKIDMLDFADVIALNKFDKRGALDALRDVKKQYQRNHQLWDKKPEEMPVFGTIASQFNDPGTNQLYKYIIDKIVEKTGADLKSSFEITREMSEKIFVIPPHRTRYLSEISENNRNYDAWVNEQVSVAEKLFAFSKTIESVSDASVKKVLLAEFDKVKLNLDPKNWKLIEEWGAKVKQYKEPVFKFKVRDKEIGIQTHTESLSHTQIPKVVLPNYSSWGDVLRWSLQENVPGEFPYTAGIYPFKREGEDPTRMFAGEGGPERTNRRFHYVSLAMPAKRLSTAFDSVTLYGNDPDYRPDIYGKIGNSGVSICCLDDAKKLYSGFNLADPKTSVSMTINGPAPMLLAYFMNAAIDQQCELYIRKNGLEEDVEKKIAALYKDKESERPAYQGSLPKGNDGLGLMLLGVTGDQVLPQEVYEKIKAETLTQVRGTVQADILKEDQAQNTCIFSTEFALRLMGDVQQYFIDKKVRNFYSVSISGYHIAEAGANPITQLAFTLANGFTYVEYYLSRGMDINAFAPNLSFFFSNGVDPEYAVIGRVARRIWAKALKNKYGADARSQMLKYHIQTSGRSLHAQEIDFNDIRTTLQALYAIYDNCNSLHTNAYDEAITTPTEESVRRAMAIQLIINKELGLAKNENPLQGSFIIEELTNLVEEAVLSEFDRITERGGVLGAMETMYQRGKIQEESLYYETLKHTGEYPIIGVNTFLSSKGSPTVLPQEVIRATTEEKEYQIALLRNLHHFHADKTPALLERVQQAAIRNKNIFEELMEAAKVCSLGQITKALFEVGGQYRRNM, encoded by the coding sequence ATGAGTACTGAAACCATTTCCCCAAAAAAAACTGAAAAAACAAACCTGGCAGCTCATCAGGCTCCGGAGCCCTATAAACCAAAAAATAAAGTGCGCATTGTAACGGCCGCTAGCCTGTTCGATGGGCACGATGCCGCCATTAATATTATGCGCAGGATTATACAGGCTACCGGTGTGGAGGTGATTCACCTGGGCCACGACCGCAGCGTGGAAGAAGTGGTAAACACCGCTATTCAGGAAGATGCCCAAGCCATTGCCATGACCAGCTACCAGGGCGGGCACAACGAATACTTTAAATACATGTACGACCTGCTAAAGGAAAAAGGCGCAGGACATATAAAGATTTTTGGAGGTGGTGGAGGTGTAATACTACCCGATGAAATAAAGGAGTTGATGGAGTATGGCATTACCCGAATTTATTCCCCGGATGACGGACGCGCCATGGGCCTTCAGGGAATGATTAATGACCTGGTGGAAAAGAGTGATTACCCAACAGGGAAATCAATTGCGAATAACGAACCTGCCTACCGGACAGGCAGGCAACTAACAACCCATAACCACCTCCCAATAGCTCAGGCCATTTCGGCTGCAGAGAATTACTATGATGAACACAAAGATTTCTTCAGCGAAGTCAACAAAAAAGCAGCAGCCTCGAAAGCACCGGTGCTGGGTATAACCGGAACCGGTGGTGCAGGTAAATCATCGATGGTGGATGAAATTGTAAGACGATTTTTAGTCGACTTTAAAGAAAAAACCATCGGGTTGATTTCTGTCGACCCATCCAAACGAAAAACAGGTGGTGCGCTGCTGGGCGACCGCATCCGCATGAATGCGATCAATAACCCAAGGGTATACATGCGTTCATTGGCCACCCGCCAGTCTAACCTGGCGTTATCGGCTTATGTGAAAGAAGCCATTCAGGTTTTGAAAGCTGCGGGGTTTGATTTGATTATTCTCGAAACCTCGGGCATCGGGCAAAGCGATACGGAAATTTTAGACCACAGCGATGTATCCTTGTATGTGATGACGCCTGAATACGGAGCCGCTACTCAACTTGAAAAAATCGACATGCTCGATTTTGCCGATGTGATTGCCCTGAACAAGTTTGATAAGCGTGGTGCCCTGGATGCCCTGCGCGATGTAAAGAAGCAATACCAGCGCAACCACCAGCTTTGGGATAAAAAGCCCGAAGAGATGCCCGTGTTTGGAACCATCGCTTCGCAGTTCAATGATCCGGGCACCAACCAACTGTACAAGTACATCATCGACAAGATTGTTGAAAAAACCGGGGCCGACTTAAAATCATCATTTGAGATAACCCGGGAAATGTCGGAGAAAATATTTGTTATCCCTCCGCACCGTACGCGCTACCTCAGCGAAATTTCTGAGAACAACCGGAACTACGATGCATGGGTAAATGAACAGGTGAGTGTAGCCGAAAAATTGTTCGCTTTCAGCAAAACCATTGAATCGGTTTCTGATGCATCGGTTAAAAAAGTTCTTCTGGCCGAATTCGATAAGGTTAAACTCAACCTCGACCCCAAAAACTGGAAACTGATCGAAGAATGGGGGGCCAAAGTAAAGCAATACAAAGAACCCGTTTTCAAATTCAAGGTTCGCGACAAAGAGATCGGTATTCAAACGCACACCGAATCGTTATCGCACACGCAAATTCCTAAAGTAGTGTTGCCTAACTATTCAAGCTGGGGCGATGTGCTGCGCTGGAGTTTACAGGAAAATGTGCCGGGCGAGTTTCCGTACACAGCGGGTATCTATCCATTTAAACGCGAGGGCGAAGACCCTACCCGCATGTTTGCCGGTGAAGGCGGGCCAGAAAGAACTAACCGAAGGTTCCACTATGTTTCATTGGCCATGCCGGCCAAACGCTTGTCGACAGCCTTCGACTCGGTAACGCTGTATGGAAATGATCCGGACTACCGACCCGACATTTACGGCAAAATCGGCAACTCAGGTGTAAGTATTTGCTGCCTGGATGACGCGAAAAAACTTTACAGCGGTTTTAACCTGGCCGACCCGAAAACATCGGTATCGATGACGATTAATGGTCCGGCACCCATGCTGCTGGCTTACTTTATGAATGCAGCCATCGACCAGCAATGCGAACTTTATATCCGCAAGAACGGGCTGGAAGAAGATGTAGAGAAAAAAATTGCTGCGCTTTATAAAGACAAAGAAAGCGAACGCCCCGCATACCAGGGCTCCCTTCCGAAAGGCAACGATGGGTTGGGGCTGATGCTGCTTGGCGTTACGGGCGACCAGGTATTACCCCAAGAGGTTTATGAAAAAATAAAAGCCGAAACACTTACGCAGGTTCGCGGTACCGTACAAGCTGACATCTTAAAAGAAGACCAGGCGCAAAACACTTGTATTTTCTCCACTGAATTTGCCCTTCGCTTAATGGGCGATGTACAGCAGTACTTCATCGACAAAAAAGTTAGAAATTTTTACTCGGTATCCATTTCCGGTTATCACATTGCCGAAGCCGGTGCCAACCCCATCACTCAGTTGGCCTTTACATTAGCCAATGGGTTTACGTATGTAGAATATTATTTAAGTCGGGGGATGGACATTAACGCCTTCGCCCCTAACCTCTCCTTCTTCTTTAGCAACGGGGTTGATCCGGAATATGCGGTGATCGGTCGTGTGGCACGGAGAATATGGGCCAAGGCATTGAAAAATAAATACGGTGCCGATGCACGCTCGCAAATGCTGAAGTACCATATTCAAACATCCGGTCGTTCCTTGCACGCCCAGGAAATTGATTTCAATGACATCCGCACCACGCTTCAGGCACTTTACGCGATATACGATAACTGTAATTCGCTGCACACCAACGCCTACGATGAAGCCATTACCACACCAACTGAAGAAAGCGTTCGCAGGGCGATGGCCATTCAGCTTATTATAAATAAAGAGTTGGGTTTGGCTAAAAATGAAAATCCTTTACAAGGATCCTTTATCATTGAAGAACTAACCAACCTGGTGGAAGAAGCGGTACTATCAGAGTTCGATCGCATTACCGAAAGGGGTGGCGTACTGGGGGCTATGGAAACGATGTACCAGCGCGGCAAAATCCAGGAAGAAAGTTTGTATTACGAAACGCTGAAGCATACCGGTGAATATCCGATTATCGGGGTGAATACATTCTTAAGTTCAAAAGGCTCGCCCACGGTGTTGCCGCAGGAAGTAATCCGGGCCACTACCGAAGAAAAAGAGTACCAGATTGCCTTGCTGCGAAACCTGCATCACTTCCATGCCGATAAAACGCCTGCTCTGCTGGAACGCGTACAACAAGCTGCCATCCGGAATAAAAATATTTTTGAAGAATTAATGGAGGCCGCCAAGGTTTGTTCGCTTGGTCAAATTACGAAAGCCTTGTTTGAAGTAGGCGGGCAATACAGGCGAAATATGTAG
- a CDS encoding M20/M25/M40 family metallo-hydrolase, which translates to MKTPMKKLLFTFIILILLISCGEKVATFNREDGLASITVAGLETHLKKLSSDEFMGRMPFTEGERKTLAYLQEQYKALGLEPGNGESYLQEVPMVEISATAAPAMEVKSKKGSFKLEGLKDYVIWTERTQETIDLKDDDLIFAGFGIVAPEYNWNDYAGLDVKDKVVLVMVNDPGFGSDNATLFKGNTMTYYGRWTYKFEEAARQGAKGLLIIHDDVPAGYGFWVVQNSWNASKLYLDTRDKNPYFCATVGWVSNPTAKKLFEAAGLDWATSVSAARQPGFKGMPMNLKLSTTLSVKSKYDKTHNVIGKITGTKQPDEYIIYSTHWDHLGIGKADEKGDTIYNGALDNASGTAGMLELIKAFKSMKAKPNRTIIFLAVTAEEQGLWGSEYYAQNPIYPKEKTVANINMDGINPYGKMKDIVVVGLGQSDLEDYLNEEAKAVGRYTSPEPNPVAGYYFRSDHFCFAKVGIPALYTGTGIDHFEKGAEYGKQLQDEYVAKYYHKPSDEYDPSRWNLEGAVDDLKLLFNVGKKLAFETTWPQWKEGSEFKTIRDGYMK; encoded by the coding sequence ATGAAAACCCCTATGAAAAAACTGCTTTTCACATTTATTATCCTTATCCTATTAATTTCCTGTGGCGAAAAAGTAGCCACTTTTAACCGCGAAGATGGCCTTGCTTCAATTACTGTTGCCGGATTAGAGACTCATTTAAAGAAGCTTTCTTCCGATGAGTTTATGGGGCGCATGCCGTTTACGGAAGGCGAGCGAAAAACCCTGGCCTACCTGCAAGAACAATACAAAGCCCTTGGCCTGGAACCCGGCAACGGTGAAAGTTACCTGCAAGAAGTACCCATGGTGGAAATCAGTGCCACGGCTGCACCAGCCATGGAAGTAAAATCAAAAAAAGGATCGTTTAAACTGGAGGGCCTCAAAGATTATGTCATCTGGACTGAGCGTACACAAGAAACTATTGATCTGAAAGATGATGATTTGATTTTTGCAGGCTTCGGAATTGTAGCGCCAGAATACAACTGGAACGATTACGCAGGCCTGGATGTAAAAGATAAAGTTGTGCTGGTGATGGTGAACGACCCGGGGTTTGGATCGGACAATGCTACTCTCTTTAAAGGCAACACCATGACCTATTATGGACGTTGGACCTATAAGTTTGAAGAAGCTGCACGGCAGGGCGCCAAAGGATTGTTGATAATCCATGACGATGTGCCGGCTGGTTATGGCTTTTGGGTAGTACAGAACAGCTGGAATGCTTCAAAGTTATATTTGGATACTCGTGATAAAAATCCATATTTCTGCGCCACCGTAGGTTGGGTTTCAAACCCCACGGCAAAAAAATTATTCGAAGCCGCTGGCCTGGATTGGGCCACTTCGGTATCGGCTGCGCGCCAGCCCGGCTTTAAGGGCATGCCCATGAACCTGAAACTTTCTACTACCCTTTCGGTGAAATCAAAATATGATAAAACGCATAATGTTATAGGAAAAATTACGGGCACCAAACAACCTGATGAATACATTATTTACTCCACGCATTGGGATCACCTGGGTATTGGCAAAGCCGATGAAAAAGGTGACACGATATATAATGGAGCGCTTGATAACGCCAGTGGTACAGCCGGTATGCTGGAGCTTATCAAAGCATTCAAATCCATGAAAGCGAAACCAAACCGCACCATCATTTTTCTTGCCGTTACGGCCGAAGAACAGGGCTTATGGGGATCAGAATATTATGCACAAAATCCAATCTATCCGAAAGAAAAAACCGTAGCCAACATTAACATGGATGGGATAAATCCTTATGGTAAGATGAAAGACATCGTTGTGGTGGGTTTAGGTCAATCCGATCTGGAAGATTATCTGAACGAAGAAGCTAAAGCCGTTGGACGTTACACATCACCGGAGCCTAATCCTGTGGCAGGCTATTATTTCCGTTCCGATCATTTCTGTTTTGCCAAAGTGGGTATACCGGCCCTGTATACCGGAACCGGCATCGATCATTTCGAAAAAGGTGCCGAGTATGGCAAACAACTTCAGGATGAATATGTGGCAAAATACTATCACAAACCATCGGATGAATATGATCCATCGCGCTGGAACCTGGAAGGTGCCGTTGACGACTTAAAATTATTATTCAACGTTGGAAAAAAATTAGCATTCGAAACAACATGGCCACAGTGGAAAGAAGGATCGGAGTTTAAAACCATCCGTGATGGCTATATGAAATAA
- a CDS encoding Gfo/Idh/MocA family oxidoreductase encodes MTRIAMLGTGFIGRFYTDSLHGYRSKDKVVSVYSRKDESVKKFMADYAVPFGTTSMEEAINRPEVEVVCVSLPNNLHEEAVMLCCKHKKAVMVTKPLGRNGEEGKRMLEAVEKAGIFNGYLEDLVYTPKFLKAHESVLSGALGRILWAKSRETHPGPHSEWFWDMEQAGGGCILDLGCHCVEIARTYIGKDIRPVEVMCWADTQVKPIDAEDHAIGLVKYENGAIGQFEVSWTFRGGLDLRDEVMGSEGTIWTNGFLRTGLEMFTTGKGADYVAEKAESNTGWLFPVGDELNELGYNHMFTDMLNAFEQRTKPKETFYDGYVVNAILDAAYRSAKSKLWEPVKLDIWRGKTGITKDSHLQEYDGDHYLVKEEVTHYGARKLILKNKATGKISEKVME; translated from the coding sequence ATGACACGTATTGCCATGTTGGGAACCGGTTTTATCGGTCGTTTTTATACCGATTCGCTCCACGGATACAGGAGTAAGGATAAGGTTGTTTCGGTGTATTCCCGAAAAGATGAAAGTGTGAAAAAATTCATGGCCGACTATGCTGTGCCGTTCGGAACAACCAGCATGGAAGAAGCCATCAACCGGCCGGAGGTAGAGGTGGTTTGTGTTTCGTTGCCCAATAACCTGCACGAAGAAGCGGTGATGCTTTGCTGTAAACATAAAAAGGCAGTAATGGTAACTAAACCGCTTGGCAGAAATGGGGAAGAAGGTAAACGAATGCTCGAAGCGGTTGAGAAGGCCGGCATTTTTAATGGCTACCTCGAAGACCTGGTATATACACCAAAATTTTTAAAAGCGCACGAGAGTGTTTTAAGCGGGGCGTTGGGAAGGATTCTTTGGGCGAAGTCGCGCGAAACGCACCCCGGCCCTCATAGCGAATGGTTCTGGGATATGGAACAAGCAGGCGGGGGTTGCATTCTTGATCTGGGGTGTCATTGTGTTGAGATTGCCCGCACGTACATTGGAAAAGACATAAGGCCAGTTGAGGTAATGTGCTGGGCTGATACGCAGGTAAAACCGATTGATGCCGAAGATCATGCCATCGGGTTGGTGAAGTATGAGAACGGAGCCATCGGACAATTTGAAGTAAGCTGGACCTTTCGTGGTGGACTGGATTTGCGCGATGAGGTGATGGGTTCGGAAGGCACCATTTGGACAAATGGATTTTTGCGCACCGGACTTGAAATGTTCACCACGGGTAAGGGAGCAGATTACGTGGCCGAGAAGGCAGAGAGCAACACCGGCTGGCTTTTTCCCGTGGGCGATGAGTTGAATGAGCTGGGGTACAATCACATGTTTACCGACATGCTGAATGCCTTTGAACAAAGAACAAAACCGAAAGAAACTTTTTACGATGGGTATGTAGTTAATGCCATTTTAGATGCAGCCTATCGATCAGCCAAAAGTAAATTGTGGGAACCTGTTAAACTTGACATCTGGCGCGGGAAAACGGGAATCACCAAAGACAGTCACCTTCAGGAGTATGATGGTGATCATTACCTGGTAAAGGAAGAGGTTACCCATTACGGTGCAAGGAAATTGATTTTGAAAAATAAAGCCACAGGGAAAATTTCTGAAAAGGTCATGGAGTAG
- a CDS encoding T9SS type A sorting domain-containing protein, giving the protein MKKVLTLFAVLVVTGAVFARAIDEPSKESAIVFVKNGSVVKVVYSSDKESVARVTITDLKGKEVFSEIVRSKKGFSRPYNLSQLSHGNYVVRVSDGRNTKAEVVSLQPDRKVVYKLTALDADRYALHIPALDATEVIINIYDEQLGRIHTEKQNISNDFGRVYSVKNAAGKVTFEVLPK; this is encoded by the coding sequence ATGAAAAAAGTATTAACCCTTTTTGCAGTGCTTGTTGTAACAGGCGCTGTGTTTGCCCGTGCCATCGATGAGCCTTCGAAAGAAAGTGCTATTGTATTTGTAAAGAACGGAAGTGTCGTTAAGGTCGTTTATTCGTCCGACAAGGAGAGTGTTGCCCGCGTAACCATTACCGACCTGAAGGGGAAGGAAGTTTTTTCGGAGATTGTTCGTTCCAAAAAAGGTTTTTCACGTCCCTATAATCTTTCCCAGCTCAGTCATGGAAATTATGTTGTACGGGTTTCGGATGGAAGGAACACCAAAGCTGAAGTGGTATCGCTTCAACCCGATCGTAAAGTTGTATACAAGCTAACAGCATTAGATGCAGATAGATATGCCCTTCATATTCCTGCACTTGATGCAACAGAAGTGATTATAAATATTTATGATGAACAGTTGGGAAGAATACATACTGAAAAGCAGAACATATCCAATGATTTTGGCAGAGTTTATTCGGTAAAGAATGCTGCCGGAAAAGTAACGTTTGAAGTTCTTCCTAAGTAA